AATTCTTCTAAATAAGGTCTTAACGCTCTTTCGGTGCGGAGAACCCTGGTTTTGGCTGTGCCAATGGGTATATCCATAATATTTGCAATCTCCTCATAGGAGAGGTCTAAAAAGCGACGTAACACAAAGGTTTCCCTTTGTTCAACTGGTATTTTTTTCAATGCTTCGTTTATGGCTTCCGAAATTTCTTTGCACTTTGTTTTTTTCCAGACGCTTAGACGTGGGTCTGCTTGATGTTCTATCGGGCTCCAATCGTGATTATCATCTGGACTATCTTTAGAATTCCACCATTGAGATAAACTAAAGAATCGAGGTCGACGATTCTGGAGTCCCCATTCTTTTGAAATAATATTACTCGCAATAGTAAA
Above is a window of Candidatus Hydrogenedens sp. DNA encoding:
- a CDS encoding sigma-70 family RNA polymerase sigma factor gives rise to the protein MNPKNRNIVSFQPVTREQKSVLRVRDDSVPLADWKDEDLMLAFGEGNEEAFAELLRRHERSVFNYMYRMIHNWHIAEELTQEVFMAIVSNASRYQPTAKFTTYLFTIASNIISKEWGLQNRRPRFFSLSQWWNSKDSPDDNHDWSPIEHQADPRLSVWKKTKCKEISEAINEALKKIPVEQRETFVLRRFLDLSYEEIANIMDIPIGTAKTRVLRTERALRPYLEEFREYLNEH